The genomic segment GACCCCCAATGATCCGCTGTGGGACCTGCAATGGGACATGAAGCCCAGAGGCTCGGGCGATGGCCAGTCGCTGGGCGGCGCAGGCTTCCAGGATTTCTGGACCCGTCAGGGCATTGAAGGCTCTTCCGATGTCGTGGTCGCCGTGGTCGATACCGGCCTGCAGATGACCCATCCGGACATCGCCGCCTCGGCCAATATCGCGCCCGGCTGGGACATGGTCTCCGATCCGCGCATGGGCAATGACGGCGATGGACGCGATTCCGATCCGAACGATCCGGGGGATCTCTGCAATCCGGCCGTCCCCGGCGCGGCAGACTCCTTCCACGGAACACATGTCGCCGGAACCATCGGCGCGGCCGCTTCCAACAATGGCGCTGGCGTTGCCGGCGGGGCGTGGAACGTGAAGATCGTACCGGTTCGCGCGCTTGGCAAATGCGGCGGGCGTCTGTCCGACATCAACGACTCCATCCGCTGGGCCGCCGGCCTGATCCCGGCTGAAGGCGAAGATGGCAGCGAAGTGTGGAACGACAATCCGGCGGACATCATCAACCTGTCCATCGGCCTGTTCGAGTACTGCCCGGCCTCGCTGCAGGATGCGATCGACTCGGTGACGGAGCGCGGCGCGGTGGTCGTTTCCGCGGCCGGCAATGCCCGCATCGACACGGCCTATTACGCCCCCGGCGGATGTGACAATGTCATCTCCGTCGCTGCTGGCAATGCGCTGGGCGAGATCACCGCCTATTCGAATTTCGGCGACGGCGTCGACATCCTTGCCCCCGGCGGAGAGATGGCCCGCGACGACGACAATGACTCCCGTCCGGACGGTATCCTCTCCACCAAGGCGTCGACCGACTGCTATGACCCGGTCACCGGCGAAGCGGTCGATGATTGCTACTATGCTTATGAGCAGGGCACCTCGATGGCGGCGCCGCATGTCTCGGCGGCGCTGGCGCTGTTGAAAGCCCGCGATCCGGAGGCCTCGTCGGACGAGCTGATCGAAACCCTGATGGCCGCCACCGATCCGCGCACAGACATGCAATGTGCCGGGCTCTGTTCCGATTATCCGGGGACAACGCCGATCCCGGGGTCCGAGAATATGTGCCGGCGCCCGTGCGGCGGCCGCATCCTGAACCTCGCCAATGTTCCGGAACCCGGCGGCTCGACAGGCGTTGGAGACTGAATGAGCGACGGCCAGCCCCCCCTGCACCTCGGCGGTCCGCTCGGGCTTGCAGGCCTTGCCATGCTGGCCGGGGCGACCGGTATCTTCGTCATGGCCGGGTCCGGTGGGCCTGGCCCGGCTGCTCAACCTGCTGTGTCCCAGACGGTTGTGTCGCAGCATGACAAACCGGAATCGGTTGAGCCGGTTGCGGAACTTCATCCGGGCGACCCGCTGCCAATGGCCCGGCCCGCTGAAATCCCGGCCTCTGCCGAAACACGCGCGCCGGCCGGTACAAAACTCGCCCAGGTCAGCCAGGACGGGTCGGAAATCGTCTACATCGTCCGCATCAAGGGCGAACCGGAGATCGATGTCATCTCCCGCAATTTCAAACGCGACCGTGCCGCAGCCGACATTGCCTGGGCCAATCTTCAGGCACGCCATCCGGTCCTGCAGGATTTCCGCCTGGTCGGGGCCAGCTATTCAGGCGAGATCCGGCTCGGCTACCGCCTGCCGCCCGGCCTTGAGCCGACCCGCGCAACCATCAACGATATTCAGAGACGGATCATGCAGGTCGACAGCGTCGCCTATGCCGAT from the uncultured Hyphomonas sp. genome contains:
- a CDS encoding S8 family peptidase, encoding MSNQSTKSAHLLFGAALTSLLLVSACDRQGERLERAREIADASLKQISGETVVDQPDKTDPMRSVPVEARAIAGKVISDISGKPTNKPAFAVLSVIAKPADIPPAEAMAEIEDGELYLEDDAFLEEALEEPPAAAAPAPRAPASRSLEMFQPQVGISPRVKLDPKAREQSLQRVEEATQAMETRAGVQPAPVKRTRSLQPRSLESAPVEEQMAARKLARRSLVTRDAIVAQRDANAVMLDTLAKYKMNAEVTLSREGQMVIQVAGAGPTLFTPEDAKDPSLSFLAIDEGKGCPDPNDLEAIEADPVLATNCFVDDLRASGQFEYVEKDFIFENQFVRRPPEGSPSTSDGVTPSTGSTTPVKVEVTPNDPLWDLQWDMKPRGSGDGQSLGGAGFQDFWTRQGIEGSSDVVVAVVDTGLQMTHPDIAASANIAPGWDMVSDPRMGNDGDGRDSDPNDPGDLCNPAVPGAADSFHGTHVAGTIGAAASNNGAGVAGGAWNVKIVPVRALGKCGGRLSDINDSIRWAAGLIPAEGEDGSEVWNDNPADIINLSIGLFEYCPASLQDAIDSVTERGAVVVSAAGNARIDTAYYAPGGCDNVISVAAGNALGEITAYSNFGDGVDILAPGGEMARDDDNDSRPDGILSTKASTDCYDPVTGEAVDDCYYAYEQGTSMAAPHVSAALALLKARDPEASSDELIETLMAATDPRTDMQCAGLCSDYPGTTPIPGSENMCRRPCGGRILNLANVPEPGGSTGVGD